A window of the Gossypium hirsutum isolate 1008001.06 chromosome A05, Gossypium_hirsutum_v2.1, whole genome shotgun sequence genome harbors these coding sequences:
- the LOC107961491 gene encoding glutaredoxin-C9 isoform X2, translated as MASNIGIETEASATTMMLDNPYKIVRQLASTNAVVLFSMSGCCMCTVAKRLLFGLGVGPTIIELDHHGAGPDIQAVLFQLVADGRQPVPAVFVGGKFLGGIETLMACHINGTLVPLLKEAGALWL; from the coding sequence ATGGCAAGCAACATAGGGATAGAAACcgaggcatcagcaacaacgatGATGCTTGACAATCCATACAAGATAGTGAGGCAGCTGGCTTCCACAAACGCAGTAGTTCTGTTCAGCATGAGTGGCTGTTGCATGTGCACTGTGGCTAAACGCCTCCTCTTCGGCCTCGGCGTTGGTCCCACCATCATCGAGCTTGATCACCATGGAGCCGGTCCTGATATCCAAGCCGTCCTCTTCCAGCTCGTCGCTGATGGTCGACAGCCTGTCCCTGCCGTGTTTGTGGGTGGCAAGTTCCTTGGTGGCATTGAAACCCTCATGGCTTGCCACATCAATGGCACATTGGTCCCTCTCCTCAAAGAAGCTGGCGCACTTTGGCTCTGA
- the LOC107961491 gene encoding glutaredoxin-C9 isoform X1, which translates to MQVTNKTGIRMASNIGIETEASATTMMLDNPYKIVRQLASTNAVVLFSMSGCCMCTVAKRLLFGLGVGPTIIELDHHGAGPDIQAVLFQLVADGRQPVPAVFVGGKFLGGIETLMACHINGTLVPLLKEAGALWL; encoded by the coding sequence ATGCAGGTGACAAACAAAACTGGGATTCGGATGGCAAGCAACATAGGGATAGAAACcgaggcatcagcaacaacgatGATGCTTGACAATCCATACAAGATAGTGAGGCAGCTGGCTTCCACAAACGCAGTAGTTCTGTTCAGCATGAGTGGCTGTTGCATGTGCACTGTGGCTAAACGCCTCCTCTTCGGCCTCGGCGTTGGTCCCACCATCATCGAGCTTGATCACCATGGAGCCGGTCCTGATATCCAAGCCGTCCTCTTCCAGCTCGTCGCTGATGGTCGACAGCCTGTCCCTGCCGTGTTTGTGGGTGGCAAGTTCCTTGGTGGCATTGAAACCCTCATGGCTTGCCACATCAATGGCACATTGGTCCCTCTCCTCAAAGAAGCTGGCGCACTTTGGCTCTGA